In one Deltaproteobacteria bacterium genomic region, the following are encoded:
- a CDS encoding phosphotransferase family protein, which produces MKQEELARILSGAASQHLGETAVIEGLRPLSGGASSEMWSFVALCGDTRHELILRLSPPGGKKDGYRLDRLTEAQVLRAAEQGGVPVPSIRFILNDDDEIGPGYAMQCVPGETIARKILRDDEYARARDIMARQCGTILAGIHAVDTGLLPPLKKQTTEAAVKELYTFLDIFGEKHPVFEFTLRWLQDHLPNQGELRLVHGDFRNGNFIVGPDGIQAVLDWELAHLGDPMEDLGWICVNSWRFGNIDLPVGGFGTREDLFSGYEEAGGVPVDPEAVHFWEVYGTLKWGIACIMQGFTHLLGMKRSVELAAIGRRTSETEIDLLRLLKERE; this is translated from the coding sequence ATGAAACAGGAAGAACTTGCCCGCATACTCTCCGGCGCGGCTTCGCAACATCTGGGAGAAACGGCGGTCATTGAAGGCCTCCGGCCGCTCTCCGGCGGCGCATCATCGGAGATGTGGTCTTTTGTTGCTCTTTGCGGGGATACCCGCCATGAGCTCATACTCAGGCTGTCGCCGCCGGGAGGGAAGAAAGACGGCTACCGCCTCGACCGTCTCACGGAGGCACAGGTCCTCAGGGCGGCCGAACAAGGCGGGGTACCCGTCCCCTCCATTCGTTTCATCCTCAACGATGATGACGAGATCGGTCCCGGGTACGCCATGCAGTGCGTACCGGGTGAGACCATCGCACGGAAGATACTGCGCGACGACGAGTACGCCCGGGCACGGGACATCATGGCCCGGCAGTGTGGAACGATTCTTGCCGGCATACATGCCGTCGATACCGGCCTTCTTCCGCCCCTCAAGAAACAAACGACGGAAGCGGCGGTGAAGGAGTTGTATACCTTTTTAGACATCTTTGGTGAGAAACACCCTGTCTTTGAATTTACCCTGCGCTGGCTCCAGGACCACCTCCCGAATCAGGGGGAACTGCGTCTGGTCCACGGCGATTTCAGGAACGGAAATTTCATCGTCGGTCCCGACGGCATTCAAGCCGTCCTCGATTGGGAACTCGCCCATCTCGGCGACCCCATGGAGGACCTCGGCTGGATCTGTGTCAACTCATGGCGCTTCGGCAATATCGACCTGCCCGTCGGGGGTTTCGGCACCCGGGAAGACCTCTTCTCAGGATACGAAGAAGCGGGGGGCGTACCCGTCGATCCAGAGGCGGTTCATTTCTGGGAAGTATACGGCACGTTGAAATGGGGCATCGCCTGTATCATGCAGGGATTCACCCATCTTCTTGGAATGAAACGCTCCGTCGAACTGGCCGCCATCGGACGGCGAACTTCGGAAACGGAAATCGACCTGCTGCGCCTGCTGAAAGAGAGGGAATGA
- a CDS encoding glycosyltransferase family 4 protein, protein MQRVWNVNSVSPETDRRNDPGRPLNICLLTYRGNPTCGGQGVYIKRLSKALRDLGHTVDVVSGPPYPYLDDGIELHKLPSLDLYNPNDLFRVPTLRELTSPINMYEWLSVSSGGFPEPLTFSLRAYRFFRRNGHSYDIIHDNQCLAYGLLGIQSLGHPLVATIHHPITVDRDVEIESERKWYRKVKVWRWYSFLAMQGQASRRISRIITVSEASKKDISKAFKIPKENFRVVANGINTEVFHPDPAVRRLENRLMVTNSADTPLKGLRYLLEALASIRKKRDVKLTVIGQPKKDGVIDKLVRQLHLGSGVTFTGRIDDRDFARYYGEATMAVIPSIYEGFGLPAGEAMACGVPVISTTGGALPEVVGDAGVLVPPGDARALEKAIIDLLDNPEKRANLGKAGYDRVLRHFTWRNTAEQVTEIYREAMDAHC, encoded by the coding sequence ATGCAGCGAGTGTGGAACGTCAATTCAGTATCCCCCGAAACCGACAGGAGAAATGACCCCGGAAGACCACTGAACATATGTCTGTTGACCTACCGGGGCAACCCGACATGCGGCGGCCAGGGAGTGTATATCAAGCGCCTGAGCAAGGCATTGAGAGACCTCGGTCACACGGTGGATGTCGTATCAGGTCCGCCCTATCCATATCTTGACGACGGCATAGAGCTCCACAAGCTTCCGAGCCTTGATCTGTACAATCCAAATGACCTTTTCAGGGTCCCTACCCTGAGAGAACTGACCTCTCCCATCAACATGTATGAGTGGCTGAGCGTGTCAAGCGGCGGTTTTCCGGAACCGCTGACCTTCAGCCTGAGGGCCTACCGGTTCTTCCGCCGGAACGGCCATTCTTACGACATTATCCATGACAACCAGTGCCTGGCTTACGGCCTGCTGGGGATACAGTCCCTGGGTCATCCCCTGGTGGCCACGATACATCACCCCATCACCGTCGACCGTGACGTGGAGATAGAATCGGAACGCAAGTGGTACCGGAAAGTCAAGGTGTGGCGCTGGTATTCCTTTCTTGCCATGCAGGGACAGGCGTCAAGACGCATTTCCCGGATCATCACCGTCTCGGAGGCATCAAAAAAAGACATCAGCAAGGCATTCAAGATACCGAAGGAGAACTTCAGGGTCGTGGCCAACGGCATCAATACGGAGGTCTTTCACCCCGACCCGGCCGTCAGGCGTCTCGAAAACCGGCTCATGGTAACGAACAGCGCCGACACACCCCTCAAGGGACTCCGCTACCTGCTGGAGGCGCTGGCTTCGATCAGAAAGAAAAGGGACGTGAAACTGACCGTGATCGGGCAACCGAAAAAGGATGGCGTCATCGACAAGCTCGTGCGTCAGCTCCATCTCGGCTCAGGCGTGACCTTTACGGGACGCATCGATGACCGTGATTTCGCCCGGTATTACGGGGAAGCCACCATGGCCGTTATTCCATCCATCTACGAAGGGTTCGGTCTGCCGGCAGGTGAGGCCATGGCCTGCGGTGTTCCCGTCATCAGCACGACGGGAGGGGCCCTCCCCGAGGTGGTCGGTGACGCCGGCGTTCTGGTTCCTCCCGGAGACGCGCGGGCGCTGGAAAAGGCCATCATTGACCTACTCGACAATCCTGAAAAGCGGGCAAACCTGGGCAAGGCCGGATATGACCGGGTGCTGCGCCATTTTACCTGGCGAAACACGGCCGAGCAGGTCACCGAGATCTACAGGGAGGCTATGGATGCTCACTGTTGA
- a CDS encoding sigma 54-interacting transcriptional regulator, giving the protein MAVSAFDGMQDLKNMFRRQIDYSWKKSITGGIDQSIKKAPVRFSEDYINERSERIRWLIDTAVPVMEKFHLFFDLSHSAVALADENAVVIAGTGNGKWGESVLRCGFDIGTSCSEEYIGTNAIGTCLATGKSICVIGKENYVKQWQDSANAATVIRDPFTGNIIGALCLTCFVKYFHVLSLGIVQAIADVIEEKLRNNAVPARRKDRPSRASIASVSRAVGRMSTGVFMLENRETSSYARTGADFVFGSSSIGILLNKAKKAAQYDSTKLIVGESGVGKEVLARFIHEHSPRRSNPFVAINCAAIPPNLLASELFGYETGAFTGAKRGGNPGRFEQASGGTVYLDEISEMSMDLQACLLRVIEEKTITPLGGGRPHPVDVQIIASSNRDLMDMMDGKQFRSDLYHRLNVISFHIPSLRERREDIPRLVEYFLEKMRDKHGGDVKKISDRAVEALLDYHWPGNVRELENTIERACIFSEGPVIDVTDLKEEIGNGCHGQSGGYGELHRILSVLRKHRGNLSRTACSLGIARSTLYRKMARYNISRASI; this is encoded by the coding sequence ATGGCTGTATCGGCTTTTGACGGTATGCAGGATCTCAAGAACATGTTTCGCCGGCAGATTGATTATTCCTGGAAGAAGAGCATCACCGGCGGTATCGACCAGAGTATAAAAAAGGCACCCGTAAGATTCAGCGAAGACTATATCAACGAACGGTCCGAACGGATACGGTGGCTTATCGATACCGCCGTGCCCGTCATGGAGAAGTTCCATCTCTTTTTCGATCTTTCGCACTCTGCAGTGGCCCTTGCCGACGAGAATGCCGTCGTCATTGCCGGCACGGGAAACGGGAAATGGGGAGAGAGTGTGTTGCGCTGCGGTTTTGATATCGGGACCAGTTGCAGTGAGGAATATATCGGAACCAACGCGATCGGGACCTGTCTTGCCACCGGTAAGTCTATCTGTGTCATCGGAAAGGAAAATTATGTGAAACAGTGGCAGGATTCCGCCAATGCGGCGACGGTGATTCGAGACCCCTTCACGGGGAACATTATCGGTGCCCTGTGCCTGACCTGCTTTGTGAAATACTTCCACGTTCTTTCGCTGGGGATTGTTCAGGCCATCGCCGATGTGATCGAGGAAAAACTGAGAAATAATGCTGTACCCGCACGGAGAAAAGACCGGCCGTCAAGAGCTTCAATAGCCTCCGTGTCCCGCGCTGTGGGAAGAATGTCCACGGGAGTATTCATGCTTGAAAACAGAGAAACATCGTCATATGCGCGTACAGGTGCCGATTTTGTGTTCGGTTCTTCCAGTATTGGTATTCTTCTGAACAAGGCAAAAAAAGCGGCTCAGTATGATTCTACGAAACTTATTGTGGGTGAAAGCGGCGTGGGAAAAGAGGTCCTGGCGCGCTTCATACACGAGCACAGTCCGCGGAGGTCCAATCCATTCGTGGCGATCAACTGCGCGGCCATCCCACCCAATCTTCTGGCGAGCGAACTGTTCGGATACGAAACGGGTGCCTTCACAGGAGCAAAGCGGGGAGGAAATCCGGGCCGTTTTGAGCAGGCATCGGGCGGGACCGTGTATCTCGATGAAATCAGCGAAATGAGCATGGACCTCCAGGCCTGCCTGTTGCGGGTCATTGAGGAGAAAACGATAACTCCTCTCGGCGGTGGCAGGCCGCACCCGGTGGACGTTCAGATAATCGCCTCATCGAACCGTGACCTTATGGACATGATGGATGGAAAACAGTTCAGAAGCGATCTGTACCATCGCCTGAACGTGATATCCTTTCACATACCGTCCCTGAGGGAGCGCAGGGAGGATATCCCCCGGCTGGTGGAGTATTTCCTTGAAAAAATGCGCGACAAACACGGTGGCGACGTAAAGAAAATATCGGACCGCGCCGTGGAGGCGCTCCTCGACTATCACTGGCCCGGTAACGTACGGGAACTGGAAAATACCATAGAAAGGGCCTGTATCTTTTCGGAGGGACCGGTGATAGACGTGACGGACCTGAAAGAAGAAATAGGAAACGGCTGTCACGGGCAATCAGGGGGATACGGGGAATTACACCGCATCCTGTCCGTGCTCAGAAAGCACCGGGGAAACCTGTCCCGTACGGCCTGTTCGCTGGGAATAGCCCGTTCGACCCTGTACAGGAAAATGGCGCGGTATAATATTTCACGAGCTTCAATATAA